One genomic window of Buchnera aphidicola (Thelaxes californica) includes the following:
- a CDS encoding RepA family replication protein — translation MNKQEIIKLFNLDEKQAKKKILTVLINHYSTIELTEMGFSGLKKKVDKEYIILKKISKKYFF, via the coding sequence GTGAATAAACAAGAAATAATAAAGTTATTTAACTTAGATGAAAAACAAGCAAAAAAAAAAATACTAACTGTTTTAATAAATCATTATTCCACTATTGAATTAACTGAAATGGGTTTTAGTGGATTAAAAAAAAAAGTAGATAAAGAATACATTATCTTAAAAAAAATAAGTAAAAAATATTTTTTTTAA